A part of Liolophura sinensis isolate JHLJ2023 chromosome 1, CUHK_Ljap_v2, whole genome shotgun sequence genomic DNA contains:
- the LOC135481107 gene encoding sphingomyelin synthase-related protein 1-like, translated as MCEAPTWDCDRVGRWLEENNFQAYRQLFCTDHKIDGKSLLMLTESDLRHPPLQIQVLGDIKRLMICLHKLQQLNANFLKDVGFTGFTNGSVKSSSDKVKHRPLQNPKRAVSRLDSVGSLTESDSHHEDVDVDIHEVQLVNSTAGRPSRDLDPELWKTFLSFVYVFTVFLITAFVMVVVHDRVPDMQKYPPLPDLFLDNMPLVPWAFQMCELIGVVLSGICFGILFFHKHRFILMRRLFSILGTVFLLRSITMLLTSLSVPGVHLQCAGKVYGDIWSKIERTLVIWKGFGMSLQGVRSCGDYMFSGHTSMITLMNFFITEYTPRGRMYYLHTLSWVLNLFGIFFVLSAHEHYSIDVFIAFYITTRLFLYYHTLANNRALMQRDRKRTRIYFPLFAFFESKCDGVVPNEYEWPLKIPRSLKMRLYAKTWKKSS; from the exons ATGTGTGAGGCACCAACATGGGACTGTGACAGAGTTGGCCGTTGGCTGGAGGAAAACAATTTCCAAGCTTACAGACAGTTGTTCTGCACAGACCATAAAATAGATGGCAAAAGTTTGTTAATGTTGACAGAGTCAGATCTGCGCCACCCACCGCTACAGATTCAAGTTCTAGGGGATATCAAAAGACTGATGATATGCTTACACAAACTCCAGCAGCTCAATGCAAATTTCCTCAAGGATGTAGGATTCACAGGTTTTACTAACGGATCCGTAAAATCATCCTCTGATAAAGTAAAGCACCGACCACTTCAGAATCCCAAGCGGGCAGTAAGCAGACTGGACAGCGTCGGGTCGCTGACTGAGAGCGACTCTCATCATGAGGATGTGGATGTAGACATCCATGAGGTACAGCTAGTGAACAGCACTGCAGGAAGGCCCTCCAGAGATCTGGACCCTGAGCTGTGGAAGACATTCCTGAGTTTTGTTTACGTGTTTACAGTGTTCCTCATCACTGCCTTTGTGATGGTCGTTGTTCATGACCGTGTCCCTGACATGCAGAAATACCCTCCCTTACCCGATCTCTTCCTGGACAACATGCCTCTAGTACCCTGGGCCTTTCAGATGTGTGAGCTGATTGGTGTGGTATTATCTGGCATATGTTTTGGCATCCTGTTTTTTCACAAACACAG GTTCATCCTGATGCGCCGCCTGTTTTCCATACTAGGCACGGTGTTTCTGCTGAGGAGTATCACCATGCTGTTGACCTCCCTCTCTGTACCTGGTGTTCATCTACAGTGTGCAGGAAAG GTGTATGGTGATATATGGTCTAAGATAGAGCGCACCCTTGTGATCTGGAAGGGTTTTGGCATGTCTCTGCAGGGGGTCAGGTCTTGTGGAGATTACATGTTCAGTGGTCACACTTCCATGATCACGCTCATGAACTTCTTCATCACAGAGT ATACCCCCAGGGGTAGGATGTACTACCTGCATACCCTATCCTGGGTGCTCAACCTGTTTGGGATTTTCTTTGTGCTCTCGGCTCACGAGCACTACTCCATCGATGTCTTCATTGCCTTCTACATCACAACACGCCTCTTCCTGTACTACCACACACTGGCCAACAACAGAGCTCTAATGCAGAGGGATCGCAAAAGAACGAGAATCTATTTTCCACTGTTTGCGTTCTTTGAGTCGAAGTG